Proteins found in one Lycium ferocissimum isolate CSIRO_LF1 chromosome 6, AGI_CSIRO_Lferr_CH_V1, whole genome shotgun sequence genomic segment:
- the LOC132061165 gene encoding secreted RxLR effector protein 161-like, with the protein MQNSSPVDTPISKSHALGSQICPKTPKEKEKMSRVPYRSAVGGLMYAMMCTRLDSYQAVGLVSRYQTNPGLAHWQAVKRIMRYLKGIADYALCYQGNKDLRLVGYNDADHGGDLDERKSTSGYVFLLSDGAISWSSEKQSCISLSTMEAEYVAHASTAQEAVWLKRFLEHLLDIAEAAEPACKVVNVKYVSTKDMLADPLTKLVSKDAFVRHTRFALDKRLYTPKRYIAVSSHSTEPTKLFRANPSFCISQDYLDPLFQ; encoded by the exons ATGCAAAATAGTAGCCCTGTTGATACTCCTATCAGTAAAAGCCATGCCTTGGGTAGTCAAATATGTCCTAAGACTcctaaagagaaagaaaaaatgagtCGAGTTCCTTATAGGAGTGCAGTTGGAGGTCTAATGTATGCTATGATGTGTACTAGACTTGATAGCTATCAAGCAGTTGGCTTGGTAAGTAGATATCAAACCAACCCAGGTTTAGCACATTGGCAAGCAGTAAAGAGAATCATGAGATATCTGAAGGGAATTGCTGATTATGCACTTTGTTACCAAGGCAACAAAGATCTGCGATTAGTTGGATACAATGATGCTGATCATGGAGGAGATCTAGACGAGAGGAAGTCTACCTCAGGATATGTTTTCTTACTCAGTGATGGCGCTATATcatggagtagtgagaaacaaTCATGTATATCACTATCTACTATGGAAGCAGAATATGTGGCTCATGCATCAACAGCACAAGAAGCTGTTTGGTTGAAAAGGTTTTTGGAACACTTGTTGGATATCGCAGAAGCTGCTGAACCAGC GTGCAAGGTAGTGAACGTGAAGTATGTGTCTACAAAAGATATGTTAGCAGATCCATTGACCAAGCTTGTGTCTAAAGATGCATTTGTGAGACATACCAG GTTTGCACTCGACAAGAGGCTATATACTCCTAAAAGATATATAGCAGTTAGCTCTCACA GTACAGAGCCAACAAAGTTATTTCGAGCTAATCCCAGCTTCTGTATTTCTCAAGATTACCTAGATCCTCTG TTCCAATAA